Part of the Tepidamorphus gemmatus genome, TGCCAAGGGTGCCGTTCTTCACGCCTAGATCGCGGTCGTTTTTCAGGAACACGATGCGGTCGCCGGCAGCGAACTCGCGGCCGCCGCGCTCGGTCATGAACCGGGCGGAACCGGCCAGCTCTCCGCGCTCCTTCCTGGCATCGCGCACGGCCTGGTTAAGCGCCTGAACGTCCGCATTGGAATGGGCAAGGATGATCTGGCTTCCCTTGCCCTGGTCGGCCACGTAGGACGCCGCCAGGGCGTCGCGCGCCGCCTCCCGGCTGCCGTGGATTTGGACGTGGCCGCGCTCGGCGTAGGCCGCCAGGCCATCGGCCACGGAACCGCGCGCAAGCTGCTGGCCGGCCTCGCGCATCCAGGCGTGTTTCTGCCGGCGCACCTCGGTAATTTCCGCCGCTCCGACGTGCTGCACGACGGCACGAAACGCCGCGCCGGCCTCGATGGCGGCAAGCTGCTTGTCATCGCCCAGCAGGACGACTTTTGCCCCGGCCTGCTCGGCGGCTTTCAGCACGCGGCCAAGCTGGCGGCTGCCGATCATGCCCGCCTCGTCGATCACGAGAACATCGCGCGAAGTGAGCTTGTCCTTTCCGTTTTTCCACGCAAATTCAAGGCTGGCGAGCGTGCGGCTTTCGATGCCGCTGCCCGCCTGCAATTCGTCGGCCGCCTTTCCTGCCAGGGCCGCGCCGCGCACGTTGAAGCCCTGCGCTTGCCATGCCTCGCGTGCAACCTTCATCGAGAACGATTTGCCCGTGCCGGCGTCGCCGATGACCACGGCCAGGCTGCCCGGCTTGAGAACGTGCCGGACGGCGTTTTGCTGCTCGGCCGATAGGGTGCCCGCGCCATCAATCGCGGCGTTCGTGATCGGGCCGGAAACGCCATGCCTGCCGGTTCTCGCCAGGCGCTCGGCACTGTCCACCATGCCGCGCTCGGTGTCGATCATTTCGCGGGTGGAGAACTTCGCCGGATCGCGCCCGTTGGCCGGTTCCATCTCGACCAGAAGCGGCGAATTTTCCAGCCTGGCAAGCAAGCCCTGGAACTGGTCGGCATCGTCAATGTAGCGGTTCAGCTCTGCGGCAATATCGCGGCGCGTGAATACCGCTTGCGTGGCCGTGAGCTTGTCTAGGATGATCTCCGGCCGCTCGACAATCTGCCGCGCCTGCTCCTGCCGGTCGGCGTTGTGAATGTCGATGCGGTCGGCCTCCAGGCCGCGCCTGTCCATCGCCACGGCATCGCTGCCGATGTGCTTGGTTGGTGTGAGTTCTACGCCCTGATCTGCATAGCTGCGATGATCTACGCGGGCGCTGATTCCGGCCCGCTCTAGCGCCTCGTTTGTTAGCTCGGCCCACTGCTGGCGAATCTCGATGATGTCGCCCTGGCTTGTGCCAGGAATGCCCGCTTTCTGCCTGTCTTTGTTCGCCAGCTCAATGACGGCCTTCGCGCCTAGCGTTCCATCGGCCTGAATGGTGCGCGTGGTCGCCAGCATATGAACGTGAAAATTCCGGTCGTCGCCCTCCTTGTCTGGTGCGTGAATGCACACATCCACGGCCACGCCGTAGCGGTCTGCGATAGCCTGCCCCATGCGCGTTGCCAGCTCTTTACGGTCGGCTTCGTTCAGCTCATGCGGCAGGGCCGCCCGCCACTCTCGGGCCACTCGCGCATCTTTTCGCTTCTCGGCGGTCTCGGCGGCATTCCACAAGGCGGCACGCTCGGGAACCGGCACGCCTGCGGGCGTGACTATCTCGGACGACAACACGCCGCCTTTGCGGGTGAAATCGAACACTTCGCCGGTGCGCTCATCTACCAGAGACGACGCGGAACGATAGGCGGCAGCGGCCACGGCGCTATGCCCGGCCGCCCGTCCTATCGTGTGCGTGTTCAAGTGGTAGATCGCCATTTTTTTCCTTGGCGTTTTAGCCGCTAAAAAGGGGTGCCGGGGTATCCCCGGCCGCATGAGGGTTGCGCAGCAACCCGTAAGTGCGCATTTCGCTTTGCTGCATGACTATACCAGCGCCGTGCCTTCCCTACCAGCGTCGCAAGGTGCTAACATCAC contains:
- the traA gene encoding Ti-type conjugative transfer relaxase TraA; this encodes MAIYHLNTHTIGRAAGHSAVAAAAYRSASSLVDERTGEVFDFTRKGGVLSSEIVTPAGVPVPERAALWNAAETAEKRKDARVAREWRAALPHELNEADRKELATRMGQAIADRYGVAVDVCIHAPDKEGDDRNFHVHMLATTRTIQADGTLGAKAVIELANKDRQKAGIPGTSQGDIIEIRQQWAELTNEALERAGISARVDHRSYADQGVELTPTKHIGSDAVAMDRRGLEADRIDIHNADRQEQARQIVERPEIILDKLTATQAVFTRRDIAAELNRYIDDADQFQGLLARLENSPLLVEMEPANGRDPAKFSTREMIDTERGMVDSAERLARTGRHGVSGPITNAAIDGAGTLSAEQQNAVRHVLKPGSLAVVIGDAGTGKSFSMKVAREAWQAQGFNVRGAALAGKAADELQAGSGIESRTLASLEFAWKNGKDKLTSRDVLVIDEAGMIGSRQLGRVLKAAEQAGAKVVLLGDDKQLAAIEAGAAFRAVVQHVGAAEITEVRRQKHAWMREAGQQLARGSVADGLAAYAERGHVQIHGSREAARDALAASYVADQGKGSQIILAHSNADVQALNQAVRDARKERGELAGSARFMTERGGREFAAGDRIVFLKNDRDLGVKNGTLGTVERAEDGSLAVRLDSGEARQVQASQYAAVDHGYAVTIHKAQGVTVDRAYLLATPGMDRSLAYVGMTRHREAATLFAGADDFTDRRAGRLVDHGAAPYENKPENRPSYFATLENDKGERHTIWGVDLERAIAASGAQRGDRIGLEHGGSETVRLPDGTTAERNTWHVRGAAELAAGKLAQVLGRERPKESTLDFADRRGFDGENVMRRWLERGRAKVAELAGKMQRAMRRSLERHGRPDLMPATDIAGRPAVQRPQQIEQPAAPQRPQAERTAPDPLAGFRAGVERAEAAGGGLALDVAKAQLAVAQEFQAAGKDPRHYSAAIMQEGQQRAFAGLAQPSQAKAEPERPAAVQVSEQDRKRAEMYAKREADQFKALAVKRQAGFAGYTDRNPSAWRELPPELRERIERFNAMPKERQAVELDKMQRELADRYARDPKEIERSRQRQREQERGNGGLSR